A genomic window from Pecten maximus chromosome 2, xPecMax1.1, whole genome shotgun sequence includes:
- the LOC117322409 gene encoding uncharacterized protein LOC117322409 isoform X7 gives MLDLSKIKEDFSLMVKEAQPWTLTQFVMWLDLKLSEYKIKGYMVLDHEKTTKPRWLSPDDDNDAGNDVAPQPPSCPKCTSNNPGQSRADNSNQIQQRRNQNTFQRQQQRNRNLHFRRQGNESYINEVLNVGDNVQNSSSRGGNKDMMPQVISLEPATDLTAEDIKEMDKVFQSKDSSNVDDDVVEITHPASRGLQRHRRPLVSSTVTSKQESSHGFITAGSMTGSSFIQEGHDQESFSRPPREDSPPKRQVAMVDLSRASVPEESESSYDPPPPSIRPELLMSARNESSQNMSQNHPASSSGLSEQPVAMPVPVALHVARPSDPGGSTPMETSSSIDPSTTEIKQEVNDGFDDCFLTGTDEQNSQMYMMGDNSLSDSEASFNQGQAYSPQQNPGAGGMTPLGFGQGLYTVGEQEVDLPKFEDPLVRRVLEDGAAPSRHMWSKIITRCAYHMLSKGVPHKHDYQLFSKAFYLRYPCIGTNRGPNPWGEFRRLLTRCTYNIRYYKRTRQLKSKTHDENTFSCSLDDHWLG, from the exons ATGTTGGACTTGTCCAAAATTAAGGAGGATTTCTCATTAATGGTGAAGGAAGCCCAGCCATGGACCCTCACACAATTTGTCATGTGGCTCGACCTTAAACTGTCTGAATACAAAATTAAGGGCTATATGGTGCTAG ATCATGAGAAAACAACTAAACCCCGTTGGTTAAGTCcggatgatgataatgatgcgGGCAATGATGTGGCCCCTCAGCCACCAAGCTGTCCAAAGTGTACCTCTAACAATCCAGGACAatcaagggcagataactcaaATCAGATACAGCAAAGAAGAAACCAAAACACATTTCAGCGGCAGCAACAAAGAAATAGAAATTTGCATTTTCGGCGTCAAGGGAATGAATCATATATAAACGAAGTTCTTAATGTAGGGGACAATGTACAAAATTCCAGttcaaggggaggtaataaaGACATGATGCCGCAAGTTATATCGTTAGAACCTGCTACCGACCTAACAGCAGAGGACATCAAAGAAATGGACAAAGTTTTTCAAAGCAAAGATTCGTCaaatgttgatgatgatgttgtAGAGATAACGCATCCTGCTAGCAGGGGACTTCAGCGCCACCGTAGACCTCTAGTTTCATCCACAGTAACATCAAAACAAGAAAGCAGTCATGGTTTTATAACAGCTGGGAGCATGACAGGGTCATCTTTTATACAGGAGGGACATGATCAGGAATCATTCTCGCGTCCTCCTCGAGAAGATTCCCCACCCAAAAGACAGGTAGCCATGGTTGACTTATCCCGTGCATCAGTTCCAGAAGAATCTGAATCATCTTACGACCCACCACCACCCAGTATTAGACCCGAATTGTTAATGAGTGCTAGAAATGAGTCGTCACAAAACATGTCTCAGAACCACCCAGCATCCAGCAGTGGTTTGTCTGAGCAGCCCGTCGCGATGCCTGTACCAGTAGCACTCCATGTAGCGAGGCCTAGTGACCCGGGAGGGTCAACACCTATGGAAACCTCCTCCTCCATTGATCCATCCACCACAGAAATCAAACAAGAAGTTAACGACGGTTTCGACGATTGTTTCCTAACAG GTACAGATGAACAGAACAGTCAGATGTATATGATGGGCGACAACAGTTTATCGGACAGCGAAGCAAGTTTTAATCAAGGACAGGCATACTCCCCACAACAGAACCCCGGCGCTGGTGGCATGACTCCTCTCGGCTTTGGTCAAGGTCTTTACACTGTAGGCGAACAAGAAGTTGATTTACCGAAATTCGAAGATCCCTTAGTGCGACGAGTATTAGAAGACGGTGCTGCCCCCTCACGACATATGTGGTCCAAGATTATCACGAGATGTGCGTATCATATGCTGTCGAAAGGAGTCCCACACAAACATGACTATCAGTTGTTCAGTAAAGCCTTTTATCTGCGATATCCATGTATAGGAACGAATCGAGGGCCTAATCCATGG
- the LOC117322409 gene encoding uncharacterized protein LOC117322409 isoform X14: MLDLSKIKEDFSLMVKEAQPWTLTQFVMWLDLKLSEYKIKGYMVLDHEKTTKPRWLSPDDDNDAGNDVAPQPPSCPKCTSNNPGQSRADNSNQIQQRRNQNTFQRQQQRNRNLHFRRQGNESYINEVLNVGDNVQNSSSRGGNKDMMPQVISLEPATDLTAEDIKEMDKVFQSKDSSNVDDDVVEITHPASRGLQRHRRPLVSSTVTSKQESSHGFITAGSMTGSSFIQEGHDQESFSRPPREDSPPKRQVAMVDLSRASVPEESESSYDPPPPSIRPELLMSARNESSQNMSQNHPASSSGLSEQPVAMPVPVALHVARPSDPGGSTPMETSSSIDPSTTEIKQEVNDGFDDCFLTGTDEQNSQMYMMGDNSLSDSEASFNQGQAYSPQQNPGAGGMTPLGFGQGLYTVGEQEVDLPKFEDPLVRRVLEDGAAPSRHMWSKIITRCAYHMLSKGVPHKHDYQLFSKAFYLRYPCIGTNRGPNPWDEYQRSLTRCIYNIRYNTKRKMKYAAQAK; the protein is encoded by the exons ATGTTGGACTTGTCCAAAATTAAGGAGGATTTCTCATTAATGGTGAAGGAAGCCCAGCCATGGACCCTCACACAATTTGTCATGTGGCTCGACCTTAAACTGTCTGAATACAAAATTAAGGGCTATATGGTGCTAG ATCATGAGAAAACAACTAAACCCCGTTGGTTAAGTCcggatgatgataatgatgcgGGCAATGATGTGGCCCCTCAGCCACCAAGCTGTCCAAAGTGTACCTCTAACAATCCAGGACAatcaagggcagataactcaaATCAGATACAGCAAAGAAGAAACCAAAACACATTTCAGCGGCAGCAACAAAGAAATAGAAATTTGCATTTTCGGCGTCAAGGGAATGAATCATATATAAACGAAGTTCTTAATGTAGGGGACAATGTACAAAATTCCAGttcaaggggaggtaataaaGACATGATGCCGCAAGTTATATCGTTAGAACCTGCTACCGACCTAACAGCAGAGGACATCAAAGAAATGGACAAAGTTTTTCAAAGCAAAGATTCGTCaaatgttgatgatgatgttgtAGAGATAACGCATCCTGCTAGCAGGGGACTTCAGCGCCACCGTAGACCTCTAGTTTCATCCACAGTAACATCAAAACAAGAAAGCAGTCATGGTTTTATAACAGCTGGGAGCATGACAGGGTCATCTTTTATACAGGAGGGACATGATCAGGAATCATTCTCGCGTCCTCCTCGAGAAGATTCCCCACCCAAAAGACAGGTAGCCATGGTTGACTTATCCCGTGCATCAGTTCCAGAAGAATCTGAATCATCTTACGACCCACCACCACCCAGTATTAGACCCGAATTGTTAATGAGTGCTAGAAATGAGTCGTCACAAAACATGTCTCAGAACCACCCAGCATCCAGCAGTGGTTTGTCTGAGCAGCCCGTCGCGATGCCTGTACCAGTAGCACTCCATGTAGCGAGGCCTAGTGACCCGGGAGGGTCAACACCTATGGAAACCTCCTCCTCCATTGATCCATCCACCACAGAAATCAAACAAGAAGTTAACGACGGTTTCGACGATTGTTTCCTAACAG GTACAGATGAACAGAACAGTCAGATGTATATGATGGGCGACAACAGTTTATCGGACAGCGAAGCAAGTTTTAATCAAGGACAGGCATACTCCCCACAACAGAACCCCGGCGCTGGTGGCATGACTCCTCTCGGCTTTGGTCAAGGTCTTTACACTGTAGGCGAACAAGAAGTTGATTTACCGAAATTCGAAGATCCCTTAGTGCGACGAGTATTAGAAGACGGTGCTGCCCCCTCACGACATATGTGGTCCAAGATTATCACGAGATGTGCGTATCATATGCTGTCGAAAGGAGTCCCACACAAACATGACTATCAGTTGTTCAGTAAAGCCTTTTATCTGCGATATCCATGTATAGGAACGAATCGAGGGCCTAATCCATGG
- the LOC117322409 gene encoding uncharacterized protein LOC117322409 isoform X15, producing MLDLSKIKEDFSLMVKEAQPWTLTQFVMWLDLKLSEYKIKGYMVLDHEKTTKPRWLSPDDDNDAGNDVAPQPPSCPKCTSNNPGQSRADNSNQIQQRRNQNTFQRQQQRNRNLHFRRQGNESYINEVLNVGDNVQNSSSRGGNKDMMPQVISLEPATDLTAEDIKEMDKVFQSKDSSNVDDDVVEITHPASRGLQRHRRPLVSSTVTSKQESSHGFITAGSMTGSSFIQEGHDQESFSRPPREDSPPKRQVAMVDLSRASVPEESESSYDPPPPSIRPELLMSARNESSQNMSQNHPASSSGLSEQPVAMPVPVALHVARPSDPGGSTPMETSSSIDPSTTEIKQEVNDGFDDCFLTGTDEQNSQMYMMGDNSLSDSEASFNQGQAYSPQQNPGAGGMTPLGFGQGLYTVGEQEVDLPKFEDPLVRRVLEDGAAPSRHMWSKIITRCAYHMLSKGVPHKHDYQLFSKAFYLRYPCIGTNRGPNPWSMFSKSLSHRVRNIKYQARKRIPP from the exons ATGTTGGACTTGTCCAAAATTAAGGAGGATTTCTCATTAATGGTGAAGGAAGCCCAGCCATGGACCCTCACACAATTTGTCATGTGGCTCGACCTTAAACTGTCTGAATACAAAATTAAGGGCTATATGGTGCTAG ATCATGAGAAAACAACTAAACCCCGTTGGTTAAGTCcggatgatgataatgatgcgGGCAATGATGTGGCCCCTCAGCCACCAAGCTGTCCAAAGTGTACCTCTAACAATCCAGGACAatcaagggcagataactcaaATCAGATACAGCAAAGAAGAAACCAAAACACATTTCAGCGGCAGCAACAAAGAAATAGAAATTTGCATTTTCGGCGTCAAGGGAATGAATCATATATAAACGAAGTTCTTAATGTAGGGGACAATGTACAAAATTCCAGttcaaggggaggtaataaaGACATGATGCCGCAAGTTATATCGTTAGAACCTGCTACCGACCTAACAGCAGAGGACATCAAAGAAATGGACAAAGTTTTTCAAAGCAAAGATTCGTCaaatgttgatgatgatgttgtAGAGATAACGCATCCTGCTAGCAGGGGACTTCAGCGCCACCGTAGACCTCTAGTTTCATCCACAGTAACATCAAAACAAGAAAGCAGTCATGGTTTTATAACAGCTGGGAGCATGACAGGGTCATCTTTTATACAGGAGGGACATGATCAGGAATCATTCTCGCGTCCTCCTCGAGAAGATTCCCCACCCAAAAGACAGGTAGCCATGGTTGACTTATCCCGTGCATCAGTTCCAGAAGAATCTGAATCATCTTACGACCCACCACCACCCAGTATTAGACCCGAATTGTTAATGAGTGCTAGAAATGAGTCGTCACAAAACATGTCTCAGAACCACCCAGCATCCAGCAGTGGTTTGTCTGAGCAGCCCGTCGCGATGCCTGTACCAGTAGCACTCCATGTAGCGAGGCCTAGTGACCCGGGAGGGTCAACACCTATGGAAACCTCCTCCTCCATTGATCCATCCACCACAGAAATCAAACAAGAAGTTAACGACGGTTTCGACGATTGTTTCCTAACAG GTACAGATGAACAGAACAGTCAGATGTATATGATGGGCGACAACAGTTTATCGGACAGCGAAGCAAGTTTTAATCAAGGACAGGCATACTCCCCACAACAGAACCCCGGCGCTGGTGGCATGACTCCTCTCGGCTTTGGTCAAGGTCTTTACACTGTAGGCGAACAAGAAGTTGATTTACCGAAATTCGAAGATCCCTTAGTGCGACGAGTATTAGAAGACGGTGCTGCCCCCTCACGACATATGTGGTCCAAGATTATCACGAGATGTGCGTATCATATGCTGTCGAAAGGAGTCCCACACAAACATGACTATCAGTTGTTCAGTAAAGCCTTTTATCTGCGATATCCATGTATAGGAACGAATCGAGGGCCTAATCCATGG
- the LOC117322409 gene encoding uncharacterized protein LOC117322409 isoform X5 produces MLDLSKIKEDFSLMVKEAQPWTLTQFVMWLDLKLSEYKIKGYMVLDHEKTTKPRWLSPDDDNDAGNDVAPQPPSCPKCTSNNPGQSRADNSNQIQQRRNQNTFQRQQQRNRNLHFRRQGNESYINEVLNVGDNVQNSSSRGGNKDMMPQVISLEPATDLTAEDIKEMDKVFQSKDSSNVDDDVVEITHPASRGLQRHRRPLVSSTVTSKQESSHGFITAGSMTGSSFIQEGHDQESFSRPPREDSPPKRQVAMVDLSRASVPEESESSYDPPPPSIRPELLMSARNESSQNMSQNHPASSSGLSEQPVAMPVPVALHVARPSDPGGSTPMETSSSIDPSTTEIKQEVNDGFDDCFLTGTDEQNSQMYMMGDNSLSDSEASFNQGQAYSPQQNPGAGGMTPLGFGQGLYTVGEQEVDLPKFEDPLVRRVLEDGAAPSRHMWSKIITRCAYHMLSKGVPHKHDYQLFSKAFYLRYPCIGTNRGPNPWVAFSKALARSVANIKYYQKVKTRSNSSSWNMSTTESDSTKLDFIGI; encoded by the exons ATGTTGGACTTGTCCAAAATTAAGGAGGATTTCTCATTAATGGTGAAGGAAGCCCAGCCATGGACCCTCACACAATTTGTCATGTGGCTCGACCTTAAACTGTCTGAATACAAAATTAAGGGCTATATGGTGCTAG ATCATGAGAAAACAACTAAACCCCGTTGGTTAAGTCcggatgatgataatgatgcgGGCAATGATGTGGCCCCTCAGCCACCAAGCTGTCCAAAGTGTACCTCTAACAATCCAGGACAatcaagggcagataactcaaATCAGATACAGCAAAGAAGAAACCAAAACACATTTCAGCGGCAGCAACAAAGAAATAGAAATTTGCATTTTCGGCGTCAAGGGAATGAATCATATATAAACGAAGTTCTTAATGTAGGGGACAATGTACAAAATTCCAGttcaaggggaggtaataaaGACATGATGCCGCAAGTTATATCGTTAGAACCTGCTACCGACCTAACAGCAGAGGACATCAAAGAAATGGACAAAGTTTTTCAAAGCAAAGATTCGTCaaatgttgatgatgatgttgtAGAGATAACGCATCCTGCTAGCAGGGGACTTCAGCGCCACCGTAGACCTCTAGTTTCATCCACAGTAACATCAAAACAAGAAAGCAGTCATGGTTTTATAACAGCTGGGAGCATGACAGGGTCATCTTTTATACAGGAGGGACATGATCAGGAATCATTCTCGCGTCCTCCTCGAGAAGATTCCCCACCCAAAAGACAGGTAGCCATGGTTGACTTATCCCGTGCATCAGTTCCAGAAGAATCTGAATCATCTTACGACCCACCACCACCCAGTATTAGACCCGAATTGTTAATGAGTGCTAGAAATGAGTCGTCACAAAACATGTCTCAGAACCACCCAGCATCCAGCAGTGGTTTGTCTGAGCAGCCCGTCGCGATGCCTGTACCAGTAGCACTCCATGTAGCGAGGCCTAGTGACCCGGGAGGGTCAACACCTATGGAAACCTCCTCCTCCATTGATCCATCCACCACAGAAATCAAACAAGAAGTTAACGACGGTTTCGACGATTGTTTCCTAACAG GTACAGATGAACAGAACAGTCAGATGTATATGATGGGCGACAACAGTTTATCGGACAGCGAAGCAAGTTTTAATCAAGGACAGGCATACTCCCCACAACAGAACCCCGGCGCTGGTGGCATGACTCCTCTCGGCTTTGGTCAAGGTCTTTACACTGTAGGCGAACAAGAAGTTGATTTACCGAAATTCGAAGATCCCTTAGTGCGACGAGTATTAGAAGACGGTGCTGCCCCCTCACGACATATGTGGTCCAAGATTATCACGAGATGTGCGTATCATATGCTGTCGAAAGGAGTCCCACACAAACATGACTATCAGTTGTTCAGTAAAGCCTTTTATCTGCGATATCCATGTATAGGAACGAATCGAGGGCCTAATCCATGG
- the LOC117322409 gene encoding uncharacterized protein LOC117322409 isoform X9 produces the protein MLDLSKIKEDFSLMVKEAQPWTLTQFVMWLDLKLSEYKIKGYMVLDHEKTTKPRWLSPDDDNDAGNDVAPQPPSCPKCTSNNPGQSRADNSNQIQQRRNQNTFQRQQQRNRNLHFRRQGNESYINEVLNVGDNVQNSSSRGGNKDMMPQVISLEPATDLTAEDIKEMDKVFQSKDSSNVDDDVVEITHPASRGLQRHRRPLVSSTVTSKQESSHGFITAGSMTGSSFIQEGHDQESFSRPPREDSPPKRQVAMVDLSRASVPEESESSYDPPPPSIRPELLMSARNESSQNMSQNHPASSSGLSEQPVAMPVPVALHVARPSDPGGSTPMETSSSIDPSTTEIKQEVNDGFDDCFLTGTDEQNSQMYMMGDNSLSDSEASFNQGQAYSPQQNPGAGGMTPLGFGQGLYTVGEQEVDLPKFEDPLVRRVLEDGAAPSRHMWSKIITRCAYHMLSKGVPHKHDYQLFSKAFYLRYPCIGTNRGPNPWSVLAKSISASVRNLRWKTRKLAKQQNYIPEIGTMN, from the exons ATGTTGGACTTGTCCAAAATTAAGGAGGATTTCTCATTAATGGTGAAGGAAGCCCAGCCATGGACCCTCACACAATTTGTCATGTGGCTCGACCTTAAACTGTCTGAATACAAAATTAAGGGCTATATGGTGCTAG ATCATGAGAAAACAACTAAACCCCGTTGGTTAAGTCcggatgatgataatgatgcgGGCAATGATGTGGCCCCTCAGCCACCAAGCTGTCCAAAGTGTACCTCTAACAATCCAGGACAatcaagggcagataactcaaATCAGATACAGCAAAGAAGAAACCAAAACACATTTCAGCGGCAGCAACAAAGAAATAGAAATTTGCATTTTCGGCGTCAAGGGAATGAATCATATATAAACGAAGTTCTTAATGTAGGGGACAATGTACAAAATTCCAGttcaaggggaggtaataaaGACATGATGCCGCAAGTTATATCGTTAGAACCTGCTACCGACCTAACAGCAGAGGACATCAAAGAAATGGACAAAGTTTTTCAAAGCAAAGATTCGTCaaatgttgatgatgatgttgtAGAGATAACGCATCCTGCTAGCAGGGGACTTCAGCGCCACCGTAGACCTCTAGTTTCATCCACAGTAACATCAAAACAAGAAAGCAGTCATGGTTTTATAACAGCTGGGAGCATGACAGGGTCATCTTTTATACAGGAGGGACATGATCAGGAATCATTCTCGCGTCCTCCTCGAGAAGATTCCCCACCCAAAAGACAGGTAGCCATGGTTGACTTATCCCGTGCATCAGTTCCAGAAGAATCTGAATCATCTTACGACCCACCACCACCCAGTATTAGACCCGAATTGTTAATGAGTGCTAGAAATGAGTCGTCACAAAACATGTCTCAGAACCACCCAGCATCCAGCAGTGGTTTGTCTGAGCAGCCCGTCGCGATGCCTGTACCAGTAGCACTCCATGTAGCGAGGCCTAGTGACCCGGGAGGGTCAACACCTATGGAAACCTCCTCCTCCATTGATCCATCCACCACAGAAATCAAACAAGAAGTTAACGACGGTTTCGACGATTGTTTCCTAACAG GTACAGATGAACAGAACAGTCAGATGTATATGATGGGCGACAACAGTTTATCGGACAGCGAAGCAAGTTTTAATCAAGGACAGGCATACTCCCCACAACAGAACCCCGGCGCTGGTGGCATGACTCCTCTCGGCTTTGGTCAAGGTCTTTACACTGTAGGCGAACAAGAAGTTGATTTACCGAAATTCGAAGATCCCTTAGTGCGACGAGTATTAGAAGACGGTGCTGCCCCCTCACGACATATGTGGTCCAAGATTATCACGAGATGTGCGTATCATATGCTGTCGAAAGGAGTCCCACACAAACATGACTATCAGTTGTTCAGTAAAGCCTTTTATCTGCGATATCCATGTATAGGAACGAATCGAGGGCCTAATCCATGG